A window of the Rhizobium brockwellii genome harbors these coding sequences:
- a CDS encoding CDP-alcohol phosphatidyltransferase family protein: MSVVHGLVWEDGPLKLANVVTLSRGLLIAPILLLLGYGYAGPALVLYLIASMTDLVDGWLARRTKRASEYGARLDAIVDNIFSVAILFFLLSSYPGLASRHGVALAVLFGGPVIYLLVSWLLTRRLLMFHFWSAKAGALLLFALWPLLYLTGWEAFVPLAATVVGLSRLEQVIFILRGGVDQDAPHMFASMERPQE; this comes from the coding sequence ATGAGCGTCGTCCATGGTTTGGTTTGGGAAGATGGTCCGCTTAAGCTCGCCAACGTCGTGACGCTCAGTCGCGGCCTGTTGATAGCCCCTATATTGCTGCTCCTGGGCTATGGCTATGCTGGGCCGGCGCTTGTCCTCTACCTGATTGCATCCATGACCGACCTCGTCGATGGATGGCTCGCCCGACGGACGAAGCGAGCTTCCGAATACGGTGCCCGCCTTGACGCCATCGTCGACAACATCTTCTCCGTCGCCATTCTGTTTTTTCTGCTCTCGTCATATCCCGGCCTCGCGTCCCGCCACGGAGTTGCGTTGGCAGTCCTGTTCGGCGGCCCGGTGATCTATCTGCTCGTTTCGTGGCTGCTGACGCGACGCCTGCTGATGTTCCATTTTTGGTCCGCGAAGGCCGGCGCACTTTTGCTATTCGCGTTGTGGCCGTTGCTTTATCTCACGGGATGGGAGGCCTTCGTTCCACTGGCCGCGACCGTCGTCGGGCTCAGCAGACTCGAACAGGTGATTTTCATTCTGCGCGGAGGTGTCGATCAGGATGCGCCACACATGTTCGCCTCGATGGAACGGCCCCAGGAGTAG
- a CDS encoding Rieske (2Fe-2S) protein codes for MSEAASWIGQDLPPIVRDGIEYFLLSYQSALYLIPNRCPHRGGPLKFGFINERNQIVCPMHHNAYSIERLIARDTTLKLTAEPV; via the coding sequence ATGAGTGAGGCGGCAAGCTGGATCGGTCAGGACCTTCCCCCGATCGTCAGGGACGGAATAGAGTATTTTCTGCTTTCCTACCAAAGCGCGCTTTACTTGATCCCGAACAGGTGCCCCCACCGTGGCGGTCCGCTCAAATTTGGTTTCATCAATGAGCGTAATCAGATTGTCTGCCCCATGCATCACAACGCCTATTCTATTGAGAGGCTGATTGCCCGCGATACGACCCTCAAACTGACCGCGGAGCCAGTATGA
- a CDS encoding iron-containing redox enzyme family protein — MTFIGKQDLLDIGERLAARAGGNPPSVYDIRIDAEALRDDEDPSLRRFIQHQALMRSYQGRYVLLPSAAPAGSILSRLQKHYDPREMLRLDEIRADLEDELVGPLVAEARSLSQRQDCAGYVANLIPSLKANRPSGFLGFLDSSSNRHHYYRNFLLQSSVDLLAEASASALGVIGEYGEPQSALFRILIDEFGFGVHNKKHSVLYRSTLRGFGLSEEYNAYWSLFDTPTLELHNVIHFMFQSPRNLFLQIGFLLFAEASYQRSTEEHFRYLKRFHPGVDAHYFGEHAHIDIHHSAMVADEVVAPLVSKYGSEVGSEIVAGAELTRLAFERSGDHLLAVTLAFEAAVKAGHAEFGMPTNLASPGRCAVPATNWNTGSALQIGGIGFLTDPSAFRVFPPLSVGREVVP, encoded by the coding sequence ATGACCTTCATCGGAAAGCAAGATCTGCTGGATATCGGCGAACGCCTCGCGGCGCGAGCAGGAGGAAATCCACCTTCGGTATATGATATTCGCATCGACGCCGAAGCTCTCCGCGACGATGAAGATCCCAGCCTTCGGCGATTTATCCAACATCAGGCGCTGATGCGCAGTTATCAGGGTCGTTATGTCTTGCTGCCAAGCGCAGCGCCTGCAGGCTCGATCCTGTCGCGGCTACAGAAGCACTACGATCCCCGCGAGATGCTGCGTCTCGACGAAATACGAGCAGACCTTGAAGACGAACTGGTTGGCCCGCTGGTTGCCGAGGCACGCAGCCTTAGCCAAAGACAAGATTGCGCCGGGTATGTGGCAAACCTTATACCCAGTCTCAAAGCGAACAGGCCGAGCGGCTTCCTTGGGTTTTTGGATAGCTCGAGCAACCGGCATCATTACTACCGGAACTTTCTGCTTCAGTCCTCTGTCGATTTGCTGGCTGAAGCCTCCGCTTCCGCGCTCGGCGTCATCGGCGAATATGGTGAGCCTCAGTCCGCACTCTTCCGCATTCTCATTGATGAATTCGGATTCGGGGTCCACAACAAGAAACACAGCGTGCTCTACCGATCGACACTGAGGGGGTTCGGACTGAGCGAAGAATACAATGCCTATTGGTCGTTGTTCGATACTCCGACTCTGGAACTGCACAATGTCATCCACTTCATGTTCCAGAGCCCTCGCAATCTGTTTCTTCAAATTGGCTTCCTGCTCTTCGCCGAAGCGAGCTACCAACGTTCCACGGAGGAGCACTTCCGGTATCTCAAGCGCTTCCATCCCGGCGTAGACGCGCATTACTTTGGCGAACATGCGCACATCGACATCCACCATTCCGCAATGGTTGCCGACGAAGTGGTCGCGCCCTTGGTGTCTAAATACGGTTCCGAGGTCGGCTCCGAGATCGTCGCCGGCGCCGAACTGACGAGACTGGCCTTCGAGCGGTCAGGAGATCATCTGCTGGCCGTGACCTTGGCATTCGAGGCCGCGGTGAAGGCAGGACACGCCGAGTTTGGCATGCCAACAAATTTGGCCTCGCCTGGTCGCTGCGCGGTGCCCGCGACGAACTGGAATACGGGTTCGGCTCTGCAGATCGGCGGCATTGGTTTTTTGACCGACCCGTCCGCCTTCAGGGTTTTTCCACCGTTGTCGGTCGGTCGCGAGGTTGTGCCATGA
- a CDS encoding RibD family protein, whose protein sequence is MDHFARSVSSKDIVPNFLLPIEQSRRSRIKVCAGGGQEMVEITTLSEVTIDGKLSLGATASSKGLFDFYGDDLRAWFHGQRAAHDAIMVGAGTVLLDDPELTVRHAPGPNPLRIVPSSMGRLPLDAKLLNDGHPTVIVVSRAAKEADIEALKSKPNVEVVRCGERRVDLPGLMNILDARGIKSMIVEGGSRLLHSLHEARLVHRIVIKHIPVVTGSADAPSYMRPDEYSRAFELSKWRLVECFTKSGIAVTIYEPGTART, encoded by the coding sequence GTGGACCACTTCGCTCGATCCGTATCCTCCAAAGACATCGTGCCCAATTTCCTCCTGCCAATTGAACAATCACGGCGCAGCCGCATTAAAGTGTGCGCAGGAGGAGGACAAGAAATGGTTGAAATAACAACGCTGTCGGAGGTCACTATCGACGGCAAACTGTCGCTGGGGGCGACGGCTTCCAGCAAGGGTCTGTTCGATTTCTACGGCGACGATCTTCGCGCCTGGTTCCATGGCCAGAGAGCGGCGCACGATGCCATCATGGTCGGTGCCGGCACCGTCCTTTTGGATGATCCAGAACTTACTGTGCGCCACGCACCAGGGCCAAATCCGTTGCGGATCGTACCCTCGTCCATGGGCAGGCTGCCGCTTGACGCAAAGCTTTTGAACGACGGCCATCCGACCGTCATCGTCGTCTCCCGCGCGGCGAAGGAAGCCGATATCGAAGCGCTCAAAAGCAAGCCCAATGTCGAAGTGGTGCGATGTGGCGAACGCCGAGTCGACCTCCCCGGCTTGATGAACATTCTCGATGCTCGCGGCATCAAAAGCATGATCGTCGAAGGCGGAAGTCGCCTGCTGCACAGCCTGCACGAGGCGCGGTTGGTCCACCGGATCGTCATAAAACATATACCCGTTGTCACTGGATCGGCGGACGCCCCGAGCTATATGCGCCCTGACGAATATAGTCGGGCATTCGAATTGTCGAAATGGCGATTGGTCGAGTGCTTCACAAAGAGTGGGATAGCCGTGACGATCTACGAGCCTGGAACGGCGCGCACATGA
- a CDS encoding general stress protein: MRTVTGLFDDHSDARSAVSKLEAAGIPSNDISIVSNKAGRIDRDSDVGEDAATGAGIGAAVGGAGGLLTGLGLMAIPGVGPVVAAGWLAATAAGAVAGAVAGGAAGGLIGALTDSGVPEDDAHLYAEGVRRGGSLVTAKVDDARASEAQAILQGSNWVDPIERRRAYNDQGWTRFDDTLDPYAPEQIAQERDRYRRTI; this comes from the coding sequence ATGAGAACTGTAACCGGACTTTTCGACGACCACTCGGACGCTCGCTCCGCCGTCAGCAAATTGGAAGCGGCAGGCATTCCCTCAAACGACATCAGCATCGTCTCCAACAAGGCTGGCCGCATCGATCGCGACTCTGACGTTGGCGAGGATGCCGCGACCGGCGCCGGCATTGGCGCTGCCGTCGGCGGCGCCGGCGGCCTGCTGACCGGACTGGGCCTGATGGCCATTCCTGGTGTCGGGCCGGTGGTTGCCGCAGGCTGGCTGGCCGCGACTGCGGCTGGCGCCGTTGCCGGCGCCGTCGCTGGTGGTGCTGCCGGTGGCCTGATCGGCGCCCTCACCGACTCCGGCGTCCCGGAGGATGATGCCCACCTCTATGCCGAAGGTGTCCGCCGCGGCGGCAGCCTGGTCACGGCCAAGGTCGACGACGCCCGCGCCTCCGAGGCGCAGGCTATTCTCCAGGGTTCAAACTGGGTCGACCCGATCGAACGTCGGCGTGCCTATAACGACCAGGGATGGACCCGCTTCGACGACACGCTCGATCCCTACGCGCCTGAGCAGATCGCGCAGGAGCGCGACCGCTATCGGCGGACGATCTAA
- a CDS encoding PepSY domain-containing protein codes for MKKIVFAATILCASAVAALAQTTPAPSADGNTPAVATPDTKNPTAPVEGANSFTEAQAKDRITEAGYTDVKDLKLDDKGIWMAAGMKDGKAVAIALDYQGNIVAK; via the coding sequence ATGAAGAAGATCGTCTTTGCGGCGACAATTCTCTGCGCGTCTGCCGTTGCAGCCCTTGCCCAGACAACACCGGCTCCATCTGCGGATGGTAATACACCTGCGGTTGCAACACCGGACACCAAAAATCCGACTGCACCCGTTGAGGGCGCCAACAGCTTCACCGAAGCCCAGGCTAAGGATCGCATTACGGAAGCGGGTTACACCGACGTCAAGGATCTCAAGCTCGATGACAAGGGGATCTGGATGGCCGCCGGCATGAAGGACGGCAAAGCCGTCGCCATCGCCCTCGATTATCAAGGCAACATCGTCGCCAAGTAA